In Rhipicephalus microplus isolate Deutch F79 chromosome 9, USDA_Rmic, whole genome shotgun sequence, one genomic interval encodes:
- the LOC119164853 gene encoding calcium-activated chloride channel regulator 3A-1 isoform X1, with protein sequence MAGVLSIATALVCLLSHASPLEIDTSDGGYKDIWVSISEDVPYNESIVENIKDLFRSSSEFLHKATNGRVYFKHVTIEVPKTWPKRATARALSSGFFEKSDIRVDQPSAPHGDKPFTMQKRRCGEPGDFIQVTPGFLAAVGSSTVKTLVNPAYVMVHEWAHYRYGVFDEYGSKDDITYPLTYCHGDKVKLNACSSRITFTARKTNGGNCTKIDTKCRFIDGCEVTPIQPTQHPVESSIMFMPYLANVSQFCDDNDGPNFHNPFAPNKQNHLCKQQSTWKVISSNADFQELPSPDLSKSIRVTFEEAQQTEDLAPRVVLVLDVSGSMNDNRRLEFLQESATRYISDIKDGSRRLAIITFSYDSHVVHTMMPVNVNTRDGFLNAINKLRAYGATCIGCGLESALKVLTTASETPEGAIIVLMSDGEENQHPPIAEVLEEVITSKVVVNTLALGATADHNLEKLATSTRGKAFAFRDLDNLVEKLESAFVSSTTTQHDPVSRAHTLMESEEEFTKVFEKKFHVDADVGNATVVRVMQNIPRTGTIEARLTDPSGQPCQQCKSTTNGNEVLISLPSPAMVGTWTLHVESSSSRNVEISISVKSQASKTNDEPIRVSCEMSGLLVDRPDGAVIYAVVTKGTKVVLDAVVFATVYRPKKLNEPHTVTIPLYDNGQDPDIKANDGTYSGYFVQFTGKGRYAVTAHVSQQKTTRLAEPPSGSGSFFSTALFSASTAPTMMTADRTTAALELQSEYPISDFEMVDSTGQATNATGEEAVDPFERVASGGSFQVTTDLEQKQVPPGDIRDLTVIEVRPGVNNSMVVELTWTWPGAHLTLGNASGVEIRASRKFNELRSAFDKQTNVTDADVVQGNLDPLPPGSKHTVAAYLPRILSTLRSDGASVWSGYLAARVTNADGLYSKTSNIVQVFHVSPPVTTTVATTTVATTRTKVTTTVATTTTASTTHKATTTTVPPLTDVTRTRTGVSTWVWILIGCVVAAALVVPLIALAVKMNPSKRKIYRLFVRKPRQRLQDSA encoded by the exons ATGGCCGGTGTGCTAAGTATAGCGACCGCCCTCGTGTGCTTGCTGTCGCATGCGTCACCGCTGGAGATCGACACCTCGGACGGTGGCTACAAAGACATATGGGTTTCCATCAGCGAAGATGTCCCATACAACGAGTCCATCGTTGAGAATATCAAG GATCTGTTCCGCTCATCGTCCGAGTTCTTGCACAAGGCCACCAACGGACGCGTGTACTTCAAGCACGTAACCATCGAAGTTCCCAAGACTTGGCCGAAGAGAGCCACCGCCCGTGCGCTGTCGTCCGGATTCTTCGAGAAGAGCGACATCCGCGTCGATCAGCCCAGCGCACCCCACGGGGACAAGCCGTTCACCATGCAGAAGAGGCGGTGCGGCGAACCCGGCGACTTCATTCAAGTCACGCCCGGGTTTCTGGCCGCCGTGGGTAGCTCCACGGTTAAGACACTGGTGAACCCAG CGTACGTGATGGTGCACGAGTGGGCTCACTACCGTTACGGTGTCTTCGACGAGTACGGCAGCAAGGACGACATCACGTACCCGCTCACCTACTGCCATGGCGACAAG GTGAAGCTGAACGCTTGCTCGAGCCGGATCACCTTTACTGCACGTAAGACCAACGGAGGCAATTGTACGAAGATAGACACGAAGTGCCGTTTCATCGACGGATGTGAAGTCACGCCGATACAGCCGACCCAGCACCCCGTCGAGTCATCCATCATGTTCATGCCGTACTTAGCCAAC GTGAGCCAGTTCTGCGACGATAATGACGGCCCAAATTTCCACAACCCGTTTGCTCCAAACAAGCAAAACCACCTCTGCAAACAACAGTCCACTTGGAAAGTTATCTCTTCGAACGCTGACTTTCAAGA ACTTCCCAGTCCAGACCTATCCAAGTCCATTCGCGTGACCTTCGAAGAAGCCCAGCAGACGGAAGACCTCGCGCCCCGCGTCGTCCTTGTACTGGACGTTTCGGGCAGCATGAAC GACAACAGACGCCTGGAGTTTCTTCAGGAATCGGCGACACGCTACATTAGTGACATCAAAGACGGCTCACGTCGACTAGCCATCATCACGTTCAGTTACGACTCTCACGTGGTGCACACCATGATGCCGGTGAATGTGAACACAAGAGATGGGTTCCTGAATGCCATAAACAAGTTGCGAGCGTATGGAGCCACCTGTATCGGATGCGGCCTTGAAAGCGCTCTAAAG GTGCTGACAACCGCCAGTGAGACGCCGGAAGGTGCCATCATTGTGCTCATGAGTGACGGAGAGGAGAACCAGCACCCACCAATCGCTGAAGTGCTCGAAGAAGTTATCACCTCAAAAGTCGTCGTCAATACTCTGGCCTTGGGAGCCACGGCTGACCACAACCTAGAAAAACTGGCCACGTCGACGCGAGGAAAGGCCTTCGCTTTCCGCGACCTCGATAACCTTGTGGAAAAACTAGAGTCCGCCTTCGTGTCGTCCACTACGACCCAGCACGACCCCGTCTCTCGAGCCCACACG TTGATGGAGTCTGAGGAAGAGTTCACGAAGGTATTCGAGAAGAAGTTCCACGTGGACGCCGACGTGGGCAACGCGACGGTGGTCCGCGTCATGCAGAACATCCCGCGAACAGGAACGATTGAAGCCCGCCTCACAGATCCCAGTGGCCAACCGTGCCAGCAGTGCAAAAGTACCACGAACGGCAATGAGGTCCTCATCTCCTTACCAAGTCCTGCAATG GTCGGTACTTGGACCCTTCACGTTGAAAGCTCCAGCTCCAGAAACGTTGAAATCAGCATCAGCGTCAAGTCACAGGCTAGCAAGACCAACGACGAGCCCATCCGAGTATCGTGCGAAATGAGCGGCCTGTTGGTGGACAGGCCCGACGGAGCTGTGATCTACGCCGTGGTGACCAAGGGAACAAAAGTAGTCTTGGACGCCGTCGTCTTCGCCACGGTCTACCGTCCCAAGAAGCTGAACGAGCCGCACACAGTCACGATCCCGCTGTATGACAATGGACAAG ATCCCGACATTAAAGCCAACGACGGAACGTACAGCGGATACTTCGTCCAGTTCACAGGCAAAGGTCGCTACGCAGTAACAGCACACGTCTCGCAACAGAAAACTACGCGGCTGGCCGAACCACCAAGTGGCTCCGGTAGCTTCTTCAGCACGGCGCTGTTTTCTGCGAGCACAG CACCGACCATGATGACAGCAGATCGAACAACTGCGGCTTTGGAACTACAGTCCGAGTACCCCATCAGCGACTTCGAGATGGTGGATTCGACGGGTCAAGCCACCAATGCAACAGGAGAGGAGGCGGTAGATCCATTTGAGAGAGTGGCATCCGGGGGGTCGTTCCAAGTGACGACAGACTTGGAGCAGAAGCAAGTACCTCCTGGAGACATCCGGGACCTTACCGTCATTGAGGTACGCCCAGGGGTGAACAACTCGATGGTCGTGGAGCTCACGTGGACGTGGCCCGGAGCTCATTTGACTCTCGGAAACG CCTCAGGTGTGGAGATTAGAGCCAGCAGAAAGTTCAACGAGCTAAGGTCAGCGTTCGATAAGCAAACCAATGTCACTGACGCCGACGTCGTGCAAGGGAACCTCGATCCGCTACCCCCCGGCTCCAAGCACACCGTCGCCGCGTACCTGCCCCGCATCCTGTCCACGCTACGTTCGGACGGCGCCTCGGTCTGGAGTGGGTACCTGGCGGCTCGCGTCACAAACGCTGACGGTCTTTATTCCAAGACGTCGAACATCGTTCAAGTGTTCCACGTTTCACCACCTGTAACAACCACGGTGGCTACAACCACCGTGGCTACAACCAGGACGAAAGTGACCACAACAGTGGCCACTACAACGACAGCTAGCACCACCCATAAAGCAACGACCACCACCGTTCCACCACTGACAGATGTTACACGAACGCGCACTGGCGTGTCGACCTGGGTGTGGATTCTGATCGGCTGCGTTGTCGCAGCGGCCTTAGTGGTCCCCTTGATAGCACTAGCCGTCAAAATGAACCCATCGAAACGCAAGATCTACCGTCTTTTTGTGAGAAAGCCCCGACAAAGGCTGCAAGATTCTGCGTAG
- the LOC119164853 gene encoding calcium-activated chloride channel regulator 3A-1 isoform X2 encodes MAGVLSIATALVCLLSHASPLEIDTSDGGYKDIWVSISEDVPYNESIVENIKDLFRSSSEFLHKATNGRVYFKHVTIEVPKTWPKRATARALSSGFFEKSDIRVDQPSAPHGDKPFTMQKRRCGEPGDFIQVTPGFLAAVGSSTVKTLVNPAYVMVHEWAHYRYGVFDEYGSKDDITYPLTYCHGDKVKLNACSSRITFTARKTNGGNCTKIDTKCRFIDGCEVTPIQPTQHPVESSIMFMPYLANDNRRLEFLQESATRYISDIKDGSRRLAIITFSYDSHVVHTMMPVNVNTRDGFLNAINKLRAYGATCIGCGLESALKVLTTASETPEGAIIVLMSDGEENQHPPIAEVLEEVITSKVVVNTLALGATADHNLEKLATSTRGKAFAFRDLDNLVEKLESAFVSSTTTQHDPVSRAHTLMESEEEFTKVFEKKFHVDADVGNATVVRVMQNIPRTGTIEARLTDPSGQPCQQCKSTTNGNEVLISLPSPAMVGTWTLHVESSSSRNVEISISVKSQASKTNDEPIRVSCEMSGLLVDRPDGAVIYAVVTKGTKVVLDAVVFATVYRPKKLNEPHTVTIPLYDNGQDPDIKANDGTYSGYFVQFTGKGRYAVTAHVSQQKTTRLAEPPSGSGSFFSTALFSASTAPTMMTADRTTAALELQSEYPISDFEMVDSTGQATNATGEEAVDPFERVASGGSFQVTTDLEQKQVPPGDIRDLTVIEVRPGVNNSMVVELTWTWPGAHLTLGNASGVEIRASRKFNELRSAFDKQTNVTDADVVQGNLDPLPPGSKHTVAAYLPRILSTLRSDGASVWSGYLAARVTNADGLYSKTSNIVQVFHVSPPVTTTVATTTVATTRTKVTTTVATTTTASTTHKATTTTVPPLTDVTRTRTGVSTWVWILIGCVVAAALVVPLIALAVKMNPSKRKIYRLFVRKPRQRLQDSA; translated from the exons ATGGCCGGTGTGCTAAGTATAGCGACCGCCCTCGTGTGCTTGCTGTCGCATGCGTCACCGCTGGAGATCGACACCTCGGACGGTGGCTACAAAGACATATGGGTTTCCATCAGCGAAGATGTCCCATACAACGAGTCCATCGTTGAGAATATCAAG GATCTGTTCCGCTCATCGTCCGAGTTCTTGCACAAGGCCACCAACGGACGCGTGTACTTCAAGCACGTAACCATCGAAGTTCCCAAGACTTGGCCGAAGAGAGCCACCGCCCGTGCGCTGTCGTCCGGATTCTTCGAGAAGAGCGACATCCGCGTCGATCAGCCCAGCGCACCCCACGGGGACAAGCCGTTCACCATGCAGAAGAGGCGGTGCGGCGAACCCGGCGACTTCATTCAAGTCACGCCCGGGTTTCTGGCCGCCGTGGGTAGCTCCACGGTTAAGACACTGGTGAACCCAG CGTACGTGATGGTGCACGAGTGGGCTCACTACCGTTACGGTGTCTTCGACGAGTACGGCAGCAAGGACGACATCACGTACCCGCTCACCTACTGCCATGGCGACAAG GTGAAGCTGAACGCTTGCTCGAGCCGGATCACCTTTACTGCACGTAAGACCAACGGAGGCAATTGTACGAAGATAGACACGAAGTGCCGTTTCATCGACGGATGTGAAGTCACGCCGATACAGCCGACCCAGCACCCCGTCGAGTCATCCATCATGTTCATGCCGTACTTAGCCAAC GACAACAGACGCCTGGAGTTTCTTCAGGAATCGGCGACACGCTACATTAGTGACATCAAAGACGGCTCACGTCGACTAGCCATCATCACGTTCAGTTACGACTCTCACGTGGTGCACACCATGATGCCGGTGAATGTGAACACAAGAGATGGGTTCCTGAATGCCATAAACAAGTTGCGAGCGTATGGAGCCACCTGTATCGGATGCGGCCTTGAAAGCGCTCTAAAG GTGCTGACAACCGCCAGTGAGACGCCGGAAGGTGCCATCATTGTGCTCATGAGTGACGGAGAGGAGAACCAGCACCCACCAATCGCTGAAGTGCTCGAAGAAGTTATCACCTCAAAAGTCGTCGTCAATACTCTGGCCTTGGGAGCCACGGCTGACCACAACCTAGAAAAACTGGCCACGTCGACGCGAGGAAAGGCCTTCGCTTTCCGCGACCTCGATAACCTTGTGGAAAAACTAGAGTCCGCCTTCGTGTCGTCCACTACGACCCAGCACGACCCCGTCTCTCGAGCCCACACG TTGATGGAGTCTGAGGAAGAGTTCACGAAGGTATTCGAGAAGAAGTTCCACGTGGACGCCGACGTGGGCAACGCGACGGTGGTCCGCGTCATGCAGAACATCCCGCGAACAGGAACGATTGAAGCCCGCCTCACAGATCCCAGTGGCCAACCGTGCCAGCAGTGCAAAAGTACCACGAACGGCAATGAGGTCCTCATCTCCTTACCAAGTCCTGCAATG GTCGGTACTTGGACCCTTCACGTTGAAAGCTCCAGCTCCAGAAACGTTGAAATCAGCATCAGCGTCAAGTCACAGGCTAGCAAGACCAACGACGAGCCCATCCGAGTATCGTGCGAAATGAGCGGCCTGTTGGTGGACAGGCCCGACGGAGCTGTGATCTACGCCGTGGTGACCAAGGGAACAAAAGTAGTCTTGGACGCCGTCGTCTTCGCCACGGTCTACCGTCCCAAGAAGCTGAACGAGCCGCACACAGTCACGATCCCGCTGTATGACAATGGACAAG ATCCCGACATTAAAGCCAACGACGGAACGTACAGCGGATACTTCGTCCAGTTCACAGGCAAAGGTCGCTACGCAGTAACAGCACACGTCTCGCAACAGAAAACTACGCGGCTGGCCGAACCACCAAGTGGCTCCGGTAGCTTCTTCAGCACGGCGCTGTTTTCTGCGAGCACAG CACCGACCATGATGACAGCAGATCGAACAACTGCGGCTTTGGAACTACAGTCCGAGTACCCCATCAGCGACTTCGAGATGGTGGATTCGACGGGTCAAGCCACCAATGCAACAGGAGAGGAGGCGGTAGATCCATTTGAGAGAGTGGCATCCGGGGGGTCGTTCCAAGTGACGACAGACTTGGAGCAGAAGCAAGTACCTCCTGGAGACATCCGGGACCTTACCGTCATTGAGGTACGCCCAGGGGTGAACAACTCGATGGTCGTGGAGCTCACGTGGACGTGGCCCGGAGCTCATTTGACTCTCGGAAACG CCTCAGGTGTGGAGATTAGAGCCAGCAGAAAGTTCAACGAGCTAAGGTCAGCGTTCGATAAGCAAACCAATGTCACTGACGCCGACGTCGTGCAAGGGAACCTCGATCCGCTACCCCCCGGCTCCAAGCACACCGTCGCCGCGTACCTGCCCCGCATCCTGTCCACGCTACGTTCGGACGGCGCCTCGGTCTGGAGTGGGTACCTGGCGGCTCGCGTCACAAACGCTGACGGTCTTTATTCCAAGACGTCGAACATCGTTCAAGTGTTCCACGTTTCACCACCTGTAACAACCACGGTGGCTACAACCACCGTGGCTACAACCAGGACGAAAGTGACCACAACAGTGGCCACTACAACGACAGCTAGCACCACCCATAAAGCAACGACCACCACCGTTCCACCACTGACAGATGTTACACGAACGCGCACTGGCGTGTCGACCTGGGTGTGGATTCTGATCGGCTGCGTTGTCGCAGCGGCCTTAGTGGTCCCCTTGATAGCACTAGCCGTCAAAATGAACCCATCGAAACGCAAGATCTACCGTCTTTTTGTGAGAAAGCCCCGACAAAGGCTGCAAGATTCTGCGTAG